TCTGAAAGAAAAGAAATCCCAATCACCATCATGAACGACGGACAGATGAAACAACAAAGACCCCTTCCGAGGTCCTGACTCCCTAGGAAGGACAACTTAGCTCCCTGGACGACAGGATTCACAGAAGTGGCAGACTCATATCAAAAGGGGCCTGACAGAAGATGTACCTAAATACCTGCAGATGGTTAGTCCTGCAAGAAGGTTACAACGGAAACAATGACGCGTCAAGAGACAACTGCAGTTATGCGCAGAAAAGCCGTCAATACTTGCATAGGGCAAGGCACCACACCTACATCGTACCCTACCCATATAGGTGTACTAAAAGACAAGGAGCGGGGACCATGGTGTAAAGATCAACAAACCATCAAATGCCACGTAGCCTTGCGGAATATTCTATTTGCCTTTCTACTGATCTCAAGAAAGATTTCATTAAGGTAAAAGCCTAAACTGCCATTAGGGTTTTGGGAGACCTCTCCTAAGGCCCACCATTATAAATATACGATGCCATGCATCACCAAAGATAGGACAACTTTTTGCACTGAATTCTAAGTATTATTCTCTCATAAAAATATAGCTCAAATCCCTAAAAGTTCTATCAACAATTCTCTCGTTACCATACTGACTTAATCATCGGATCGGAGTACGACCCTCGGAGGACCCCTCTCTGGCCCTCGTTTGCTACCTTGTGCAGGAATACAGAGTGAAACAGCCGAAAAAACAACTTAGACCTCCCCTGTAGTTCATAACCATTGTGAATCCTAGAAGACATTCTCTTCAACTTTGCTGAGAGTGTTGATTGTTCTCCCCACGGCCAGAATAGTTGATATAATAACTTGTTTACTTTTCTGATGATTGATTTAGCCATTAGCTTATCACCATGGCCAAAACCAGATATATCAGAAAGTGTAACATAATCACAAATAAGAGAGTCCATATTTGCAGGAGACTCTATCATCCCACATGTGACATGTTATGTAAACACATGTGAAGAGAAATATGATACAACCAGCAGTCCAGCAAACAAAAATTGTGTCATTCAACAAGGCTGTTTATTCTTGATCCGAGGGCCTTACTGGCTGCAACCCCCTAATCTCCTTCGATAAAAGTATGGAGTGCCGTCATGCAACACTCCCCAAACCCTAATCGTTGCTTCTATGAGCACTAGCAGGATATACCGggtattatgatgatgataaccCAGACCCTAATCGTAGCTTCTATGAGCACTAGCAGGATATACCTGTTattaagatgatgatgatgataaacaaGGCTGTTTATAACCTTTCAAAATAATTCTGTACAATACAATAGAAACACATGGATTTTACATGAACATTACACAGCAGAGTTGCTCAAGCACATTACTCAACTACATATAAATTGTTTACAATTTAACCTTTCGGGTATGCAAGTCCTCGTGAGTGTTAACTACGGATCATCGAAAGAGCTAAGATTAAAGATCCCATAAgattcaaaaaaagaaaaccaaaccTGCATTTGACAGTTAAAAGGTTTCGGCATAAGTGCATAAGCATGATCATCGCTTCAGCGCTCAACACGATCAGGATTGTTAAATCTTAtatttttcttcttgttcttccaaAATTCATCCTTCTTCCCTTTCTTTTTAGCTTTAACCAAACCCATTTTGCTATTTATTATACCGAGTATGGCACTCTTATCCTTCTTGTTTTTTTTGGCAGCTTTTACATCCAAGATTGCTCTCAGCTTCTGATAAGATTCAGCATCAGGGACTTGCCCAGATTTCACCATTTGCTTATGGTAATAAAAAGCTCGTTTAAAATCACGAACACGGACAAAAGCATATATCATTGTAGAGTATGTAATAGAATCAGGTTTCAAATTTAGGACAACCATCTCCTTCAATAACTGCGGTAACTTTAAGTGTTGGCCTCCTCGTGCATATGCATTTATTAGCATATTATATGTCATTACGGTTGGTTGGAAACCAATTTTCCCGAATTCACTGATAACATCACGTGCCTCAACATAGTAACCCTGCTTAGCAAATCCATCAAGAAGAATGTTGAAGGTTACCCGAGTCCCTTCAATTTTCTCCCGAATCATGGATTTCCATATTTCCTTGAGCGTTTGTGCATCTCCAGCCCTCCTAAATGCATCAAGAAGAGCGGTATATGTTTCTATAGAAGGTCTAATTCCTTCCCTCCGCATGTTCTCAAATGCTTTATATGCTTTCTCGTGCCAACCGCTTATTGAATATGCGTGGATAAGGGCAGTATATGAGTGAGAAGTAGGTTGTATACCAGCTTTTTTCATCCTTAAGAATGCATCTGCCGCCATATCACTCATCTTCTTCTGTCTCCCGTAAGCACTTATAAGGCTAGTGTATGATATGACATTTGGTGCAAGGCCAATGTCTTCCATTTCTTGAAGAAGCTTCTCAACAATGTCGGGCTGCATTCGTTTGCTGTATGCATCGATAAAAATATTGTAGGTGGTGGAAGTCGGTGAAAGTCCCTTGGTCTTCATCTCAACAAAGAGAGCTTCGGCTTCTTCAAGCTGGTTAGACTTACAATAGGCATCCATAAGAGTGTTGTATATCACGATATTTGAGGATATCCCTTTCTTCTCCATCTCTCCTTGAATTATTAGCGCTTGTTTCTGGAGCCCCTCTTCACAGAATGATTTGATCAAAGCCCCTACAACCTCCACACTCCATTTGACTCCTTTTCTATTCATTCTTTCGAAGAAGTCCCATGCATCTTTAGCGCTTTTACCTTCCTTTCTCATGACAGTAATCATAGTTGAACCCGTCACACGATCTGGCAAGATATTATTCATCTCCATTGCCTCGTACACCTTCCAAGCATCTTGATACCTATCATAAACAGTTCTGTATTATTCCGGAGAAAAATGGGACTATGATGACATTTTTCTCATACTATCGGCATAAATCATGAGTATTAAGTAATCAAACAAGTCCTAATATGAATGTAAAACGAGATTTTAACAATGCCATTTCAAAGACAGCCACCCACTTAAACACCTAACCTATGATAGTCTTGAACCAAGAAATAAGCACATAAATGCACCAATAATACTAATTGAACAGCATCTTTCAATAACCATCTCCTTCCTCTTTCTATACCCTCCCTTTCAACCCAAAAATACCCATTTTGGTGTTAAAGCCATTGCCATACACTCACTACTTAACGTCAGGCACCAATATGCATCAAAAGTTTACAGTTAGGTGCATCTACAAGACACTATAAGTTTGCATAAGTCAGATGACGGACACCTGATTACCGACAGATATAAATAGCCAACATTAAAATTAACGAAACATATACATGAATCTAGTACAAGTTATGCTGTACTACATATGCTAATGAGAAATCTCTACTACACACCTTTCTTCCCAGCACTTTCTATTAAACACCTCAAAACTAGGGGAAATGTAAAGAAGAAAAGAATTCAGTCACTGTATGTAACTGCACGCCTACATAAGTTATTAAGAATGGATTGAAAATGGTAAGTTTGGAAGTCAAAATCAGAGTATTAAACCAAAAGATATCTACTGATCATTTATGGTCTATTATCTGATAAGAGTAAATAATTTCAAAGAGAAGTTTTGCTTGCTTTCCTTTATTCAGGGTAAGATAGAAAATACCTACGGGCAAAGGGAAAGGAAAATAATCCTTTGAGAATACAATCTCAGTCACAAGGGCAAAAGGGAAATCCATTACCATTAGGTTAACCCATGATTCTCCTCATTCTTATTCCTTCTATAGCTTTTTGTTTgaagagatttttttttctaagaCTAGTTGTTTTGCAAAGTTCAACCAGCTTAAACAtcagtgttatatatatatatagcaaagCCCGACACGGAAAGAGAAGTTTTTCCAACTAATGATCCATCAtctaaaagaattaaaaagacaaagaaaGCAAAATCAAAATTCAAGTCCACAAAAGAGCATTACAGGAGGAAGCATGTATACCTTCCACTGGATAGTAGACCGGACATTGCAGCATTATAAACATGAACATCCCTAAACTCTCTAATATTGGGCAAATTCCTCCACAAAACCATCAATTTATCACCCATTTTAGCCTTCCCTAATGCCGGAAACAGCACTGAACAAGCTCTAGGAGTAACCAAGGCGGGTTCTTGCAACCCCATCCATTCATAAAAATACAAGCAATTCATCATAAGACCTTCCTGAATCATAAAAATCAACACCTCCACACATTCTCCTTCTCCAATCCTCCCTCCATACCACATTAGCTGCTCTCCCAATGTCGAATTCTCCGGTAAGTTCCTAGCAATCCTCACAATTTCTCCCACAATACCCTCAATTTTACCACTCTCACCAATACCCAATTCAtcttttccctttatttcttCTTTCCTGACCTCAACTTCAATTTCGGTCTCATTGTCTTCAATGTGATCAGCCAAATGCCACGCAGTTCGACGATTTCTTTGGAGGGACAATTTGGATTCTCGTGGTGGGTCTAGAGTTGAAGTTCGGGATTTGAAGAATCTATAAATTGGGTCATCATTTTGCTCTTGCTCTAATGATTGTTCAACCTCTTTCCattcttcttgttcttgttcttctttttCAAGGAAAGGAAGAAAAATAGAGGGTGAAGAAACAGAGGAGAAAGAAGAAGATTCAGGTGATGAGCAAAGAGACAAAAGTTTGAATCTTTTAGTGAAGTTAAAGAAGAAAGGTGGGTTTAGAGGTAGAGGTGAATTTTGAGTGGTAATTAGAAATGTAAAAGAAGGAAGAGTTTGACTCATCAGAGACATTGCTTTACTGAAAATTGAGCTTGTCTTCACCCAGAAATTAACATAGAAATCATTAATTATTCCCCAAAAATGGTTATATATTATTCAAAATGAAGATAATTAGCCGAAAAAAGCTATAAAATGAAGTAATTCAATAAACGTTACACAACAGAAAGCAGAGTCTCAGTGTGGCATTTTATCGAACACCTAATATGCACACTCTAAACACACCAAAAAACACCAGGAGCTCCCTTTGAATAATCAATAAATCCTCATCAGTCACAGCTTACTAACAATTGAACATTGAAGTTCACATAATCTATGGCTGCTCACTGTTtctttcataccaaacaaagcTTCTAAACACAAGTATGTTAAGGGTTGTTCGGCAGATGGAAATTGGGAACGAGAGATTAGAATGTCTTTGTTTTGCTTATATTACATGGAATGGAAATTAAGAGGAAAGGTATTCGATTATTTTACTAAATTCTCTACAAAGGATCATTCTAAACTTAATTCCCacatttactcaaaaaaaaaaaattcattcccACAAACCAAACTAACAAAAACTTTTGAGCTtcctaaataaaattaaagaaaaaagaaattttaccCTCTAATCTTGAGTTTTCTTGgttcataaatattttttaatttatgtggtgatttttaggttttaatttttctatatggtagataaaatattaagtttttttgttaaattaagtatttatttcgaTTAAATTTCGAAATTTGTGATCAATTAGGTTGATTACaacgtttattttttgaaaaaaatatgattacgttgggtaaaaatagcgtaaatttaacaaaaaaaaacttttttttatctaccacgtggaaaaattaaaagattaaagtCACCATGTGGATTAAAAAAAGTTTGTCTATCACGTATAAAAGCGAAAAATTTAAGGTTATCACgtgaaatttctcaaaaataaaaaggtgaaattattggcaaaaaagaaaatagtgtaaattaaataagacaTATCTATAGAAATTGGAGATTTTTCGTAGGGATGGAAGCCAGATGGGAGGTATTTGGTTGATCCCTTTGATTTTGATATTGctattaataatgatattttttttcctcataATATATTCCTATTAGTAGCAATCTGAAAGGAACAAGAAAGTACTTCCATAGAATTAGATAATAGAGAAAGaatagaaaatgtttaattgtatgagtttttaacaatttatattcattatattgttataattagttttataaattaattatcatacattttttttaatttgttctaaGTTGAGCTCATTTGAAATTATTTCCTTAATTCGAGTATATATACACAATTTTTACTAATCATAAagatttattttcataaaatataatctataaaatatttattgaatatcacataaaattatatttttccataatatatatatatatatatatatatatatatatatatatatatatatatatatatatatatatatatatatatatatatttctcccaTATCAAAGTACACAAAAGTTTATTATTCATGGTTTCCAAATATTAATCATATCAACTAATATTCCATTATCGATTTCCTAAACATGATTAgctagtttgttttgcaaagAATGACATAAAATTTCTCAAGCCAGAAGTTGATGCTTAACAAGACGTTCATACTTGGAATTGTATAATTTAGAATGTATTAAGTTAGCTTCTGTAAACTAATGGAGGTTACAAAAAGGCTATGAAGCAATTGGAAGTTTTTCTTGCCTTTGCACATAGCTCAACCAATATAACTATCAATCACTCAATTTAACCAAAAGTTCAATCATATTGTTAAAGCCTAACGATATCAAAATATGTTTACATTTTATCACGCCTCTACACATGAGAATCCTATGGGTTAGAAATGTAAGAAGTTGTCCTCTttaacttaaaatgaaaactaGATGAGATTTAAACATGTGATCATTCTGCCACGTTATTTTATAAGACTATATCAAAAAACCAACTAAACCAAACGCTTGaaatgttaaatattttatacaCTATCTAAAACGAGACTATTCATACTCGTCTAAGAATCTTATGTTTGAGGGCTAGATATGcaataatatcttaaatatatCTTGTAATACGTTCGATAACCCCATGTTTCAAATTTTAGATTCGCTCTTATGTTGACTCACCTTTGAACAACAAAACAAACTTGAAATCCCACTAATTAATGCAGGAATATAACATAAATACAAGTAGAGCATTTGCTAAAAATGGAAATAATGCATTTAGGTAGCAGTATACTAACATAGGTCACCTTTTCCTTGTTTAATCCAACTAGTATGAGATTTAGTTACATTACCATCCATCTGCTAAAATAGAGTACTTCCTAGTTCTTAGTTAGTTGGTCTCTTAATGTCATAGCTTTTCTGGGAAATGTTAGCATTCTGAGAAAAATGAAGCTTCAAATGTACAAATACAGTACGGAGTTGTTTCTTAGGTTCGAGATCATTCATCTTTAGATCATGCGGGTGTAGTCACCAGAGCTATAAACGGCTTTCTTGTGACAACACGCAAGGTTCCGTATCATAGCCTCACAGTCAAATGTGCTTGTCCGCAACTCTTACTTGGCTGCAGCACAAGGAAGAACCCATTCTACCAGTTGCGATCTCTGTCGTTGATGCTTCATTTGCCAACCCTGCAAGACCAACAATTCTTGCTAAGCATATGTCGTgattttatacttcctccgttccatatgAATTGCAAGTACAAGATAAtgcactatttattcatcatccttaatttgtgattattttttaatctataagttaaacatcgtcaagtgagatcttgtttgattcatatcaatgcaaagattattaatatcaatttttcataattttttattatacataattaaagatattaaggattgaattagtaaTTAGAttgcgtgaaaagtcaaatggtacAAGTATTTTGGTATGGAGGAAGTAATTAATAAAACCGTGGACAATATATGTTTCCCACAAGTTCAATTCCTTCCATGTTTGAGTTGAACAACATAAGTATATAATACAAGTATATAATAACACAATCATTTTTCATAGCCTTTTACCTTCTTCATTGAAAAGGGTGGTGTTTTCCAGCAATTCGACTTTGAGTCTTCCGTTTTTCTGCAAGACATGGAACAACTATATCAAGAATACATaagtgatagagtatataacatatattgggGCCTTAACCATCAACATACGCTTTTGGTTGAATCAGCcacttgacatggtatcagaagcttcgAATCTCATCCACATCTCTTTTCAAGATAAATAATTAGCACCAAGTATAAGAGAGACTTGTGTaagtgttgcatccacacttctagcgcATAGAGCTCTTGTTTGAGAGCGTGATAAAGTATATAACCTAAGATAGggctttaatatatattatatactctatcaataACGGTATTGGTGAgagaaattttattaatattttctcGAGCTACATGAGTTAAAAGGCTGTAATGCAACTATGAACACCTTTTAGATcatataaaaagtttaaaagcATATTTTTTCACTTCTCTAAACTTCATTGAGACATTTGTTCAAGAAGAATATTAGAGTTAGAACCAAAATACAAAAGCATAAAAGGGTCATACTTAAACAAGATAGGAAACTCACTCATCTTCGTGCCGTGAAATGTCATTGTTGTTGCAACCATTACTTAAGACGTAAGGATAGTCCGTACAGATATACGTATCGAAAGATGCTTGTCGACTATTTTCTTTTGGCTGGATCTTTAAACACTTGTCTCCGGAAGCCTCTTTCTTACTAAGTCTCATAGTTTTCGGAAAGCACTTGGGCTGTTCTTCTTGCTCTTCAGTGGTTAAAATCTTGCATGCTTTTTCTTGCTCACTGAACACACTATCCTGCGAGATTCTGTGAGGTGTCGATGCTCCGGATCTAGCAGTGCTTAGCGCATTTCCATCACTGTTTCTGATAGTGCTAACCATTCTGTGGCTGCAAATATGAGAAACCTGAGACCCACAGGATGAGCAAGTTTCGACATGCTTGTCTCCGATCATGGCTTTATCAGAAGTGAAATTGGAGGCATCGGATAGTCGATCACTTCCACTTTCAGGCGTCTGTGACTTGTGAATTCGACGAGAACAACTAAACAAACTGAAAGATGACCTCTTTGATTTGGCATTTCTAGGGGAGAGATTTATCCTAAGCTCGACATTACATCCCAGTACCGATTGAAGTGAACTTGCAATAAGTTTCCATGAATTCTCGGCCTTTGATGCATGGTCGGGGTGATCAAATTCTAAGTCAGCCACTGCTAGATCTGTGCATAGTATTGAtagtataaatgaaaatcagTTTGTCAAAGCTATACTGAAGGATAAGATAGAGATATAACtgttgggatgatttatctcacatcgataaattaaTGATGGTGTACagactttataagttattgcaGCCCTTCAtcccattgtcatatggttttgagaTGGTATCTACTTTTCTTATACGGTGTGTGCACCTGGTGTTTCCTCGataatatgctgacattcacaGTACATTTTTGATTGActttttggttaagttggtcAACTAGTCAAAATcggtgtttggtaaatgacttttagcTGGTTAAATTACCGGCTTTTAAGCAAAAACCAAACATCTACTTTTTTCAGtgacttttaatattttgacttctttttctctaataaacaaccaacaagcaacatattatttttatcaaatatcttCATATTAACTGACTTAATAGCTAGCAAATCAAATAATACTTCCAACTCATCAAACCAGCAAAAAGTCATTTGCCAAATAGACTCATTCAGTCAAATGGTGAGTAGAGTTGTAATTATTTGGATCATGAGagattaaaatttcaattagtTGGAGAGTTTAGTAATATGTTCCTAATTGTTCTTTTATAGAAATGTGAGACCAGTTATTAGAGTATGCATTTACCTTTCTTAACCCATACAGAAGAGAGCTTCCCTCGTCTCCGTAGAAAACTTCTGAGTGAATTTGACTGGCAATTTTCAGTGGCTCTGATCCATGTAGACTCGAGAGCACAACCACTATCTCCTTTTACCATTTTACACAATTCATCATCAGCGCAATCGTACAAGACCAGAGGTTTAGATCTCTCACCAAGGGACGATGTACTGCAACAGTCACCATCTGCAGCTAAAGTAATGTGATTAATTCCAAGTGAAAATGAAATCCTAATCGAAAAGGCCGTATCTTTTAGCGTAATCTTTGCTTTTAACAAACGAACATTGTCagatgattcactaatctctttGCGAATCGCAAataaaaaaagcgaattatggtcagttttgcgctattttagggtcattttgagcaAATCGCGAATAtaaaaagcgaattaactggCGAATTATGTAACATTTCAAAGGAAAATAAAACTTACCTTCAAAATTTGCAGTTCTTACAGATAATCTGGACTCATTTGGATCCGAGAAAGAGGAGTCTATAGAATTGAATTGCAATAGAGCAACAGTAAGCCATGTCGTCTGATTTTTGGACACTCTCAGTTGTTTCTCACTTTCGGATAGTATCTTCAACGCCTGGCGTATCTTCTGCAAATCTGTTTCTGCTGTAGAACAACATTGTCTAACATTAGTCAAGAAAAAAACCATTTGATCCTAGCATCGATTAGTTCCAACTTTTAGTGGTTCATTAATCACGGAAGCAAACAGATAAAGGTTTTTGATTGTGTTCAGCAAAGGGTCTATTTTTGGCAGGGGGTTAGGGGCTATGTGTTAGCGGTCAAAGTAACGTTCCGATACTTCTTATCTTAGAATACTATAAGTTATAACGTTCTGAAAACAACTACATGCACAACCGAATGCTAGCTAAATTGTTACTTTATCACACGatgatatttttttctaaagtAATGTTTTAGTCTCTTAACCACTAACAGCTATTTAAACTGTTGCGTTGAACATGGTCAAAGTCAATATCCCAACAATTTCTCGGAGTGTACAACAAAAACTCGACAAATGGCACAACTTACAAGCATGTTTTCTCAAGAAATTTCTCCGGGTTTCTGACTCTTCTTCCTGGAATTTCCCAGCAAGAATATCCATTATGATGTTGGCTAGTTGCGATATAAGTTGCATAGGATCAATCCTCGAACTCATCAGTTCCCTCGCCTTTTTGACCGTATTTGAAGTGTCCGCGGACAGAGCAAGGTCAAGTAAATCTAAAAGATCGTCATCCGAAACACTTCCAATCTGCATACAAAAGGTTCAGTTTATTCCAAGCACAAAACAACTAGGCAGCCAAACAAAATCTTATAATACTCACAAGTTCATAGGCCAGTGTCATAGTAATCTTGCTGCCCAACAAACTCAGTTGATCAAGCATCATTTCAGCGTCTCGCATCGAGCCATTAGACTTGGAAGCAACAAATTCCAAAGCAACCCGATCAAACTCTAATCCTTCTTCCTCGCAAATTTTACCTAATCTACTAACAATATCAATGTCCTTTAATTTCGGAAAGTGATATCTTTGAGACCGTTCCACCACGCGTCTTGGCAGCTTATCCAAGTCAGCCGTGACAATCACAAAGACAACATGTTGCGAGAAACTATCTAGGCTTGTTATAAGAGTTGCCCATGTTTCACCTCGAAGCAAATGACACTCGTccaaaataaacactttaaatttGGAGGATATTGGAGGTAAAGTCGCACTTTTCATGAGGGATCTCATCCTACCAGCGCGGTTTATTCTCACAGGATCAACTTCCTTAACATCTCTACTCCGACCCGCGAAGTATAACATACATTCTTGGCACGCACCACATGGCTTTTGCTCCTCCAGCGATAGACAATTCAAAGCAGCGGCAAAAATCTTCGAAGCAGAAGTTTTTCCAGCACCACGAGGACCGTGAAATAGGTATAAGGAAGTGATTCGTCCTTTCGAGATAGCTCCCAAAAGTGACCTTGCTGCCACATTTTGTCCAACCAGTTCATCAAAAGATTTCGGCCTAAACTTTTGACTTAAGC
The sequence above is drawn from the Amaranthus tricolor cultivar Red isolate AtriRed21 chromosome 5, ASM2621246v1, whole genome shotgun sequence genome and encodes:
- the LOC130813196 gene encoding protein STICHEL-like 2 isoform X2 gives rise to the protein MDGRRHSVDVPISKTLIALRRVRSLRDPSTNSMSKFSSLVDTLHWDTNSCNGISLRFGNGCQEGISSNNGWDLSKILGTCGEEEENVKDFKSIECTPKSNSKPTISKIVAKSGSVVSGIKSKLESEIALELACVSPPNDHLEGTDSNHGSTVRLTPMANKINSSNRNHSYAYKRSPGSVGDYVSRVGSPSLCVSDALDGSTHSTSLFGNDTLEALDREYRGFGLTCCWSRTPRYSTDGEEYPLISGEGGDTDFSGRSRGWKHINSEVVPYSESPRSLSQKFRPKSFDELVGQNVAARSLLGAISKGRITSLYLFHGPRGAGKTSASKIFAAALNCLSLEEQKPCGACQECMLYFAGRSRDVKEVDPVRINRAGRMRSLMKSATLPPISSKFKVFILDECHLLRGETWATLITSLDSFSQHVVFVIVTADLDKLPRRVVERSQRYHFPKLKDIDIVSRLGKICEEEGLEFDRVALEFVASKSNGSMRDAEMMLDQLSLLGSKITMTLAYELIGSVSDDDLLDLLDLALSADTSNTVKKARELMSSRIDPMQLISQLANIIMDILAGKFQEEESETRRNFLRKHASETDLQKIRQALKILSESEKQLRVSKNQTTWLTVALLQFNSIDSSFSDPNESRLSVRTANFEDGDCCSTSSLGERSKPLVLYDCADDELCKMVKGDSGCALESTWIRATENCQSNSLRSFLRRRGKLSSVWVKKDLAVADLEFDHPDHASKAENSWKLIASSLQSVLGCNVELRINLSPRNAKSKRSSFSLFSCSRRIHKSQTPESGSDRLSDASNFTSDKAMIGDKHVETCSSCGSQVSHICSHRMVSTIRNSDGNALSTARSGASTPHRISQDSVFSEQEKACKILTTEEQEEQPKCFPKTMRLSKKEASGDKCLKIQPKENSRQASFDTYICTDYPYVLSNGCNNNDISRHEDEKTEDSKSNCWKTPPFSMKKGWQMKHQRQRSQLVEWVLPCAAAK
- the LOC130813196 gene encoding protein STICHEL-like 2 isoform X1 — protein: MDGRRHSVDVPISKTLIALRRVRSLRDPSTNSMSKFSSLVDTLHWDTNSCNGISLRFGNGCQEGISSNNGWDLSKILGTCGEEEENVKDFKSIECTPKSNSKPTISKIVAKSGSVVSGIKSKLESEIALELACVSPPNDHLEGTDSNHGSTVRLTPMANKINSSNRNHSYAYKRSPGSVGDYVSRVGSPSLCVSDALDGSTHSTSLFGNDTLEALDREYRGFGLTCCWSRTPRYSTDGEEYPLISGEGGDTDFSGRSRGWKHINSEVVPYSESPRSLSQKFRPKSFDELVGQNVAARSLLGAISKGRITSLYLFHGPRGAGKTSASKIFAAALNCLSLEEQKPCGACQECMLYFAGRSRDVKEVDPVRINRAGRMRSLMKSATLPPISSKFKVFILDECHLLRGETWATLITSLDSFSQHVVFVIVTADLDKLPRRVVERSQRYHFPKLKDIDIVSRLGKICEEEGLEFDRVALEFVASKSNGSMRDAEMMLDQLSLLGSKITMTLAYELIGSVSDDDLLDLLDLALSADTSNTVKKARELMSSRIDPMQLISQLANIIMDILAGKFQEEESETRRNFLRKHASETDLQKIRQALKILSESEKQLRVSKNQTTWLTVALLQFNSIDSSFSDPNESRLSVRTANFEAADGDCCSTSSLGERSKPLVLYDCADDELCKMVKGDSGCALESTWIRATENCQSNSLRSFLRRRGKLSSVWVKKDLAVADLEFDHPDHASKAENSWKLIASSLQSVLGCNVELRINLSPRNAKSKRSSFSLFSCSRRIHKSQTPESGSDRLSDASNFTSDKAMIGDKHVETCSSCGSQVSHICSHRMVSTIRNSDGNALSTARSGASTPHRISQDSVFSEQEKACKILTTEEQEEQPKCFPKTMRLSKKEASGDKCLKIQPKENSRQASFDTYICTDYPYVLSNGCNNNDISRHEDEKTEDSKSNCWKTPPFSMKKGWQMKHQRQRSQLVEWVLPCAAAK
- the LOC130813254 gene encoding pentatricopeptide repeat-containing protein At5g50280, chloroplastic, which gives rise to MSLMSQTLPSFTFLITTQNSPLPLNPPFFFNFTKRFKLLSLCSSPESSSFSSVSSPSIFLPFLEKEEQEQEEWKEVEQSLEQEQNDDPIYRFFKSRTSTLDPPRESKLSLQRNRRTAWHLADHIEDNETEIEVEVRKEEIKGKDELGIGESGKIEGIVGEIVRIARNLPENSTLGEQLMWYGGRIGEGECVEVLIFMIQEGLMMNCLYFYEWMGLQEPALVTPRACSVLFPALGKAKMGDKLMVLWRNLPNIREFRDVHVYNAAMSGLLSSGRYQDAWKVYEAMEMNNILPDRVTGSTMITVMRKEGKSAKDAWDFFERMNRKGVKWSVEVVGALIKSFCEEGLQKQALIIQGEMEKKGISSNIVIYNTLMDAYCKSNQLEEAEALFVEMKTKGLSPTSTTYNIFIDAYSKRMQPDIVEKLLQEMEDIGLAPNVISYTSLISAYGRQKKMSDMAADAFLRMKKAGIQPTSHSYTALIHAYSISGWHEKAYKAFENMRREGIRPSIETYTALLDAFRRAGDAQTLKEIWKSMIREKIEGTRVTFNILLDGFAKQGYYVEARDVISEFGKIGFQPTVMTYNMLINAYARGGQHLKLPQLLKEMVVLNLKPDSITYSTMIYAFVRVRDFKRAFYYHKQMVKSGQVPDAESYQKLRAILDVKAAKKNKKDKSAILGIINSKMGLVKAKKKGKKDEFWKNKKKNIRFNNPDRVER